In the genome of Brachypodium distachyon strain Bd21 chromosome 3, Brachypodium_distachyon_v3.0, whole genome shotgun sequence, the window tcgtcccccggccggccgcgaCGGGGACCcccggaggaggcggagacggGCTCTCCTCTCCACGTACGCGCCGACGAGATGGTACAGGGCATCCACCTTGTCGATTTGCAGAGGGAGAAATAAGAGGCAAAGAGAGGAatcagagggagagagagagagagggagagagatagggagagagagagagacgaaccggggggcggcggccggggcttGGGTCGGAGGCGAAGACGGGCTCTCctctccacgtacggcgctGACGACATGGTACAGGCCATCCACCTTGTCGATCTGCAGAGGGAGAAATCAGAGGCAAAGAGAGGAatcagagggagagagagagggatagagacagggagagagagacgaaccggggggcggcggccggggcctGGGTCGGAGGCGAAGACGGGCTCTCCTCTCCACGTATGGTGCTGACGAGATGGTACATGCCATCCACCTTGTCGATCTGCAGAGGAAGAAATCAGAGGCAAAGAGAGGAatcagagggagagagagagagagggatagagacagggagagagacagacagagagagagagacgaacCGGGGGGCGGCGGTCGGGTGCCGGAGCACCATGGCAGCCGGATCTGGCGGTGCTCGGAGATGGAGTTGGGGGTGGGGGAAATcgcgagggagggaggagagatcGGGAGGAGAGATTGGGAGAGAGTGGGGGGCGGgggagatcgggagggagtGGGGGCGGGTAGATCGGgatggagggagatcgggaTGAAGGGGAGATCGGGAGAGAGGGGGGAGGGAACGAGGAGTGGCGGCCGCaaggaaggaaaaagaaagtgGTGGGTCGGTTAGGGTTAACAGGTAGGTTTATATAGGGAGGATGGGTGTTGGGCCGAGAAACGGGTCGTTTGGGCCCAAGCTAGCATCATTGGCGGGCTTAGGTTTAAaagcccgtcactgatgacctcaacatgatttttgcattAAACAAATGGAAAACATTTATTTCTTAACCAATTTTTTGTAATTCTATTTAGCAATATTGTTTGGAATGTCAATATGCATCGTGCAAAAATtggatacattatcatgaTATATTGCGGAGAACTAGTCATCACTTTGGTCATTTGACTTAAAACCTAAAATTCAACTATGAGAAATGACAAGATTGTACCACATatgtcatttttcaaatgttacaatatgatattattattcCACTATGttaagcaagaaaaataagactttagaaaaaagaatcacatttttccgattttttataaattagttatgattttttcaatcttcacaTGTCTCCGGACCAACCACTGATgagtggtcatcagtgacgggtgtTTTACGCCGGCCCGTCACCGATGAGGGTTCATCAGTGACGCTTGTTGTGCGCCCgtcattagtgacgggcaGGGAAGGCTCGTCACTAATGACCCGTCACACTTATATTGCGTTTTGCAGTAGTGggtttttaagaataaatatatccatatttagtcaaatttgagtcaagaatttaggatcagagcgAGTACTTCGCACTTCAACAAGCAAAACTCGGCATGACTATAGCTAGGGGTGGGCATAAAAACCGAGAAACCGAAACCGATCACCGATGAACCGGAAACCGAAGCCGATTGGACCGAAACCGAAGAATCGTTTAAAACTTCGGTCAGCAAACTCAAGGAACCGAAGTTTGTTTGGTTAATTCGGTCTCTTGCCTCGGTTAACCGAAAAACCCGAAGAACCGAATTTCATTGCTGCATCTTTA includes:
- the LOC104583706 gene encoding uncharacterized protein LOC104583706, encoding MVLRHPTAAPRSTRWMACTISSAPYVERRARLRLRPRPRPPPPDRQGGWPVPCRQRRTWRGEPVFASDPSPGRRPPVDALYHLVGAYVERRARLRLLRGSPSRPAGGRGGRRRLEMRKLPPLSPLPPDPLLSLSNASNAGSVICCD